The Streptomyces nitrosporeus genome includes a window with the following:
- a CDS encoding DUF3618 domain-containing protein translates to MGSQPDELKAEVEDTRAHLARDVDRLADRVAPGKVARRKAGAARHRLTGARERVMGAAGSARDATAENAQSLSESASGAAEQARETARHAAGQVGGTVRSAPGQVTEQTQGSPLAAGVIAFGAGMLAAALLPTTAAEERAGAQLRDHSDELLGPVRQAAQEAGQEVKEEMRGPATEAVDSLRSTAEEAVQTTRQQAQESGQDAATGLREVGRDAAREAREEGGRPSR, encoded by the coding sequence ATGGGCTCGCAACCCGACGAGTTGAAGGCCGAGGTGGAGGACACCCGCGCGCATCTGGCCCGTGATGTGGACCGGCTCGCCGACAGGGTCGCTCCCGGGAAGGTCGCACGCCGCAAGGCCGGTGCCGCCCGGCACCGGCTGACGGGAGCACGTGAACGGGTGATGGGCGCGGCGGGCAGTGCCCGGGACGCCACCGCGGAGAACGCGCAGAGTCTCTCGGAGAGCGCTTCAGGGGCAGCGGAACAGGCACGCGAGACAGCCCGGCACGCGGCCGGCCAGGTCGGCGGGACCGTACGCTCGGCCCCGGGCCAGGTGACCGAGCAGACACAGGGCAGCCCGCTCGCCGCGGGTGTCATCGCCTTCGGTGCCGGCATGCTCGCCGCCGCACTGCTGCCCACGACGGCGGCCGAGGAAAGGGCCGGCGCGCAGCTCCGCGACCACTCCGACGAACTGCTCGGCCCTGTCAGGCAGGCCGCCCAGGAGGCGGGCCAGGAGGTGAAGGAAGAGATGCGCGGTCCGGCCACGGAGGCCGTCGATTCGCTGCGGAGTACGGCCGAGGAAGCGGTGCAGACGACCAGGCAGCAGGCTCAGGAATCCGGCCAGGACGCTGCCACCGGTCTGCGCGAAGTGGGCCGGGACGCCGCCCGGGAAGCGCGGGAAGAAGGCGGGCGGCCCTCCCGCTGA
- a CDS encoding polyprenyl synthetase family protein — protein sequence MSPQALTTGALDLAGIRERVDAALADFLRRPSSRVPPQNRRGHRHDLDRALTDYVLAPGKRIRPLLCVIGWQAAGGDGGEGEGEGEETVMRLAASLELFHAFALIHDDILDDSDTRRGLPSAHRAFAARHRGRPDADAFGRNLAVLLGDLALVRCDGILHTAGFTERQRHAVLPLIDTMRNEVVLGQYLDLHTAGSPTDDIDRALTVIRLKTARYTVERPLQLGAALAGGDAQTLHACSAYALPLGEAFQLRDDLLGTFGDPSVTGKPVTEDLRSGKATVLMALAVRLAAPRQAELLDRLVGNPRMDEEGAMAVRRVLEATGARATVEKMISDRYGMAVAALDRSPFSPHATEALRRIAAGAVVRTA from the coding sequence ATGAGCCCGCAGGCCCTGACGACCGGAGCACTCGACCTCGCCGGCATCCGGGAGCGCGTCGACGCCGCTCTCGCCGACTTCCTTCGCCGCCCCTCCTCCCGTGTCCCGCCGCAGAACCGCCGGGGCCACCGGCACGACCTCGACCGGGCACTCACCGACTACGTCCTCGCCCCGGGAAAGCGCATCAGGCCCCTGCTCTGCGTCATCGGCTGGCAGGCGGCGGGCGGTGACGGGGGCGAAGGCGAGGGCGAGGGCGAGGAGACGGTCATGCGGCTCGCGGCGTCACTGGAGCTGTTCCACGCCTTCGCGCTCATCCACGACGACATCCTGGACGACAGCGACACCCGCCGCGGACTGCCCAGCGCCCACCGGGCTTTCGCCGCCCGCCACCGCGGCCGGCCCGACGCGGACGCGTTCGGCCGGAACCTCGCCGTCCTCCTGGGCGATCTCGCGCTCGTACGGTGCGACGGGATACTGCACACGGCCGGCTTCACCGAGCGGCAGCGTCACGCGGTCCTCCCCCTGATCGACACGATGCGCAACGAGGTCGTGCTCGGGCAGTACCTGGACCTGCACACCGCCGGGTCCCCCACGGACGACATCGACCGCGCCCTCACCGTGATCCGCCTCAAGACGGCCCGGTACACCGTCGAGCGCCCCTTGCAGCTCGGTGCCGCTCTCGCCGGGGGCGACGCGCAGACGCTCCACGCCTGCTCCGCCTACGCCCTTCCGCTGGGTGAGGCCTTCCAGCTCCGGGACGACCTCCTCGGCACCTTCGGCGATCCCTCGGTCACCGGCAAGCCGGTCACCGAGGACCTGCGGTCGGGCAAGGCCACCGTCCTGATGGCGTTGGCCGTCCGGCTTGCGGCTCCGCGGCAGGCGGAACTGCTGGACCGGCTGGTCGGCAACCCCCGGATGGACGAGGAGGGGGCCATGGCGGTGCGCCGCGTCCTGGAGGCCACCGGGGCGCGTGCGACCGTCGAGAAGATGATCAGTGACCGGTACGGCATGGCCGTCGCCGCACTCGACCGCTCCCCCTTCTCCCCCCACGCGACCGAGGCCCTGCGCCGGATCGCCGCCGGCGCGGTCGTCCGGACGGCGTGA
- a CDS encoding SDR family oxidoreductase: MTGSTDSAGRVAIVTGGSRGIGRAVSERLARDGAAVVVNYAGGTAAARETVAAITAAGGRALPVQADVADEDAVAAMFDRAEGEFGGVDVVVHSAGRMALSTIADLDLGELDALHRTNIRGSFVVARQAARRLRRGGAFVGMSTSVVGTQFPAYGAYAASKGAVEAMLLVLARELRGRDVTVNAVAPGPTATDLFLDGKTPEQIEELSRIPPLERLGTPEDIANVVSFLAGPQGHWVNGQTLRANGGLV; the protein is encoded by the coding sequence ATGACGGGAAGCACGGACAGCGCCGGACGCGTCGCGATCGTCACCGGTGGCTCACGCGGTATCGGGAGAGCCGTCTCCGAGCGGCTGGCACGCGACGGGGCGGCCGTCGTGGTGAACTACGCGGGCGGCACCGCCGCCGCCCGGGAGACGGTGGCGGCGATCACCGCGGCAGGCGGGCGGGCGCTCCCCGTCCAGGCGGACGTGGCGGACGAAGACGCGGTGGCGGCCATGTTCGACCGCGCGGAGGGGGAGTTCGGCGGCGTCGACGTCGTCGTGCACTCCGCGGGGCGGATGGCCCTGTCCACCATCGCGGACCTGGACCTGGGGGAGCTGGACGCCCTCCACCGTACGAACATCCGCGGTTCTTTCGTCGTGGCCCGGCAGGCCGCCCGGCGCCTGCGGCGCGGGGGCGCGTTCGTCGGGATGTCGACATCCGTGGTCGGTACGCAGTTCCCGGCGTACGGCGCCTATGCGGCGAGCAAGGGGGCGGTGGAGGCCATGCTGCTGGTTCTCGCCCGCGAGCTGCGGGGCCGGGACGTCACCGTCAACGCCGTCGCCCCCGGCCCGACGGCCACGGATCTCTTCCTTGACGGGAAGACCCCGGAACAGATCGAGGAACTGAGCAGGATCCCGCCGCTGGAGCGGCTGGGTACGCCCGAGGACATCGCGAACGTCGTGTCCTTCCTCGCCGGACCGCAGGGGCACTGGGTCAACGGACAGACGCTCCGGGCCAACGGCGGCCTGGTCTGA
- a CDS encoding terpene synthase family protein encodes MTGTAWPSPHSTAPPSPPTRPRPCAGSPPARSSGRREPPSRRSCARGGPALFLEVALSTTDALALPFYCPIEPAIHPAADEAAHRAVGWIDAMGFARTGDEHARALGTNSADFYARFAPHADLDRLWLAACWVYWGFAFDDARCDEGPLAADPAGFARMAAHTQRALEIPGPLHTGDRYAAAVHDLGERFRACATPVQNRRFHHAHRAWLSGVQWQVGNRATGRMPVLDEYLTMRLHSAGGEPTYAMLEIVNGEEVPAREMDSPAVQALTEMAICVDALDNDRHSFARESGRHQTDQNILTVLMAQDGSTPEQALYDAVALRDSVLCRFLELAERVRAHASRPLARYLDDLAHGIRGNIEWALSVPRYLGAGSGGLRTAPAPPVWAGSPLAGTLDPRRLPTVSWWWQDLA; translated from the coding sequence GTGACCGGTACGGCATGGCCGTCGCCGCACTCGACCGCTCCCCCTTCTCCCCCCACGCGACCGAGGCCCTGCGCCGGATCGCCGCCGGCGCGGTCGTCCGGACGGCGTGAACCCCCCTCGCGCCGCTCGTGCGCACGGGGTGGTCCCGCGCTCTTCCTGGAGGTAGCCCTGAGCACCACCGACGCCCTGGCCCTGCCGTTCTACTGCCCCATCGAACCGGCCATCCACCCGGCGGCCGACGAGGCCGCGCACCGTGCCGTCGGCTGGATCGACGCGATGGGCTTCGCCCGGACCGGGGACGAGCACGCCCGCGCCCTGGGCACCAACAGCGCCGATTTCTACGCGCGCTTCGCTCCTCACGCCGACCTCGACCGCCTCTGGCTCGCCGCGTGCTGGGTCTACTGGGGGTTCGCCTTCGACGACGCGCGCTGCGACGAGGGGCCCCTCGCCGCGGACCCCGCCGGTTTCGCCCGGATGGCCGCGCACACCCAGCGCGCCCTGGAGATCCCCGGCCCCCTGCACACCGGCGACCGCTACGCCGCCGCCGTGCACGATCTCGGGGAGCGCTTCCGCGCCTGCGCCACGCCCGTCCAGAACCGGCGCTTCCACCACGCCCACCGGGCCTGGCTCTCGGGGGTGCAGTGGCAGGTGGGCAACCGGGCCACCGGCCGGATGCCCGTGCTCGACGAGTACCTCACCATGCGGCTGCACTCCGCCGGCGGGGAGCCCACGTACGCCATGCTGGAGATCGTCAACGGCGAAGAGGTGCCTGCCCGGGAGATGGACTCGCCCGCCGTCCAGGCACTCACCGAAATGGCCATCTGTGTCGACGCCCTCGACAACGACCGGCACTCCTTCGCCCGTGAGTCGGGACGCCACCAGACCGACCAGAACATCCTCACCGTGCTGATGGCCCAGGACGGCAGCACGCCCGAACAGGCCCTGTACGACGCCGTCGCCCTGCGCGACAGCGTCCTGTGCCGCTTCCTCGAACTCGCCGAGCGGGTACGGGCGCACGCGAGCCGTCCGCTCGCGCGGTACCTCGACGATCTCGCCCACGGCATCCGCGGCAACATCGAATGGGCCCTGAGCGTGCCGCGGTACCTCGGCGCCGGGTCCGGCGGTCTCCGTACCGCTCCCGCCCCTCCGGTCTGGGCCGGCTCCCCGCTGGCCGGGACGCTGGATCCCCGGCGGCTGCCCACGGTTTCGTGGTGGTGGCAGGACCTCGCCTGA
- a CDS encoding ABC1 kinase family protein, whose amino-acid sequence MTEHRARLLARVLAQLAGTEAAHTLLPRGRFAPSAENAGARRARHAREALESLGPFYIKAGQMLATRPDFVPPEMIAEFEKLHDSVSPAPFAAFEPVLREELGPLWHQRFSDIDTDHPLGTASLAQVYRAELPGGRHVAVKIQRPGVRESVHADMKLIRTLARFAARRATRFNDVIDVEAMLGVVFDAMRPELDFRKEARNMTEAAEAATGFDHIAVPDVVHATGRVLVQGLAPGTSVRDADRDAFTVEERRAIGQDLLAFMYRGYFVDRIFHGDPHPGNVFVHPGQPATLIDWGMVGRIDRPMSTSILLLLLNLAMNDGAGTARAWIDMGSTTSWTRAAAFAGDMAALVPQIATASLEELNFGVTLTAVLQHSTRRGIRTSPMVAILGKSFANIEGSIRHLCPELSLIDIFSEELIGIVTDLVREALSPQQAVRTALELITAGAAAPQQLRGVTRDLSNRDLGMRMTLNGPKNQSRPGLRIGAPEIGLSMAAALFWQHHAKSR is encoded by the coding sequence ATGACCGAGCACCGTGCGCGTCTGCTGGCCAGGGTCCTGGCACAGCTCGCCGGGACCGAGGCTGCCCACACCCTGCTGCCCCGGGGCCGTTTCGCGCCGTCGGCCGAGAACGCGGGCGCACGCCGGGCGCGGCACGCCCGTGAGGCGCTGGAGAGCCTGGGGCCGTTCTACATCAAGGCCGGACAGATGCTCGCCACACGCCCGGACTTCGTCCCCCCGGAGATGATCGCCGAGTTCGAGAAGCTCCACGACAGCGTCTCCCCCGCTCCGTTCGCCGCGTTCGAGCCGGTGCTGAGGGAGGAGCTCGGGCCGTTGTGGCACCAGCGGTTCTCGGACATCGACACCGACCACCCGCTGGGCACCGCGTCGCTGGCCCAGGTGTACCGGGCCGAACTGCCGGGCGGCCGCCACGTCGCCGTGAAGATCCAGCGGCCCGGTGTGCGCGAGTCGGTGCACGCGGACATGAAACTCATCCGGACCCTGGCGCGCTTCGCGGCACGGCGCGCGACCCGGTTCAACGACGTCATCGACGTCGAGGCCATGCTGGGCGTCGTCTTCGACGCCATGCGCCCCGAGCTCGACTTCCGCAAGGAGGCCCGCAACATGACGGAGGCCGCCGAGGCGGCCACCGGGTTCGACCACATCGCCGTGCCCGACGTCGTCCACGCGACCGGCCGGGTGCTCGTCCAGGGGCTGGCGCCGGGTACGTCCGTCCGCGACGCCGACCGGGACGCCTTCACGGTGGAGGAACGCAGGGCGATCGGCCAGGACCTGCTCGCCTTCATGTACCGGGGCTACTTCGTCGACCGGATCTTCCACGGAGATCCGCACCCGGGCAACGTGTTCGTCCACCCCGGGCAGCCCGCCACCCTCATCGACTGGGGCATGGTCGGGCGTATCGACCGCCCCATGAGCACCAGCATCCTGCTGCTCCTCCTGAACCTGGCGATGAACGACGGCGCGGGCACCGCCCGTGCGTGGATCGACATGGGCAGCACCACGTCGTGGACACGCGCGGCCGCCTTCGCCGGCGACATGGCCGCTCTCGTACCGCAGATCGCCACGGCGTCGCTGGAGGAGCTCAACTTCGGTGTCACCCTGACCGCCGTGCTCCAGCACTCGACCCGCCGGGGGATCCGCACCAGCCCCATGGTCGCCATCCTCGGCAAGTCGTTCGCCAACATCGAGGGGTCGATCCGCCATCTGTGCCCCGAGCTCTCCCTGATCGACATCTTCTCCGAGGAACTGATCGGGATCGTCACCGACCTGGTCAGGGAGGCCCTCTCCCCCCAGCAGGCCGTACGCACAGCGCTGGAACTGATCACCGCGGGCGCCGCCGCCCCCCAGCAGCTGCGCGGCGTCACCCGGGACCTGTCCAACCGCGACCTCGGCATGCGGATGACCCTCAACGGCCCGAAGAACCAGTCCCGGCCGGGACTCCGTATCGGGGCACCGGAGATCGGGCTGTCCATGGCGGCCGCCCTGTTCTGGCAGCACCACGCGAAAAGCCGGTGA
- a CDS encoding PTS-dependent dihydroxyacetone kinase phosphotransferase subunit DhaM, whose amino-acid sequence MSEERQVGIVLVSHSGPVALAVAELARGLAAGGVTAPVAAAGGTSAGGLGTSAELIAEAAREVDRGAGVALLADLGSAVLTVKSMLAEEGGLPEGAMLVDAPFVEGAVAALVTASMGGDLATVAAAATDAYGYRKV is encoded by the coding sequence ATGAGCGAGGAGAGGCAGGTCGGGATCGTCCTGGTCTCGCACAGCGGGCCGGTGGCCCTGGCGGTGGCCGAACTGGCCAGGGGGCTGGCCGCCGGGGGCGTGACCGCGCCGGTCGCGGCGGCCGGGGGGACCTCGGCCGGCGGTCTGGGGACGAGCGCGGAACTGATCGCGGAAGCCGCCAGGGAAGTCGACCGGGGCGCAGGGGTGGCGCTGCTGGCGGACCTCGGCAGTGCGGTACTGACCGTGAAGTCCATGCTGGCGGAGGAGGGCGGGCTGCCGGAGGGCGCCATGCTGGTGGACGCGCCGTTCGTCGAGGGCGCGGTAGCGGCCCTGGTGACCGCGTCGATGGGCGGAGACCTGGCGACGGTGGCGGCCGCGGCCACGGACGCGTACGGCTACCGCAAGGTGTGA
- a CDS encoding TetR/AcrR family transcriptional regulator encodes MAQTNEGLREALLAAAEEQLTASPDHDVATRAVCEAVGVTQPVLYRLFGDKRGLLDALAEVGLHRYAKRKAALERTDDPVADLRAGWDDHLAFAAENPAVYRLMFSPRPWADTAAREGVSRLLTAALTRCAAAGALRGDVEDAAALILSANTGLALNRIAQPGVYGRDTVSDTLRDAVLAAVVTAPAPARTDDPVTEAAHRLDAQLRIGPPTALASEETALLRVWLDRLARTGARPGDAPGAE; translated from the coding sequence ATGGCACAGACGAACGAGGGGCTTCGTGAGGCACTGCTCGCCGCGGCGGAGGAACAGCTCACCGCCTCCCCGGACCACGACGTCGCCACACGCGCCGTGTGCGAGGCGGTGGGTGTGACCCAGCCCGTGCTCTACCGCCTCTTCGGGGACAAACGCGGCCTCCTCGACGCCCTGGCCGAAGTGGGGCTGCACCGGTATGCGAAGCGGAAGGCCGCACTGGAGCGGACCGACGACCCGGTGGCGGACCTGCGTGCCGGGTGGGACGACCACCTGGCGTTCGCGGCCGAGAACCCCGCGGTCTACCGGCTGATGTTCTCCCCCCGCCCCTGGGCGGACACGGCTGCCCGCGAAGGCGTCAGCCGGCTCCTGACCGCCGCCCTGACCCGGTGCGCCGCCGCCGGGGCGCTGCGCGGCGACGTCGAGGACGCGGCGGCCCTGATCCTCTCCGCCAACACCGGCCTCGCGCTGAACCGCATCGCCCAGCCCGGGGTCTACGGCCGGGACACCGTGTCCGACACCCTCCGGGACGCCGTGCTCGCGGCCGTGGTGACCGCGCCGGCCCCCGCCAGGACGGATGACCCCGTGACCGAGGCCGCGCACCGGCTCGACGCGCAGCTGCGGATCGGCCCGCCCACGGCGCTGGCCTCCGAGGAGACCGCGCTCCTGCGGGTCTGGCTCGACCGCCTCGCCCGGACGGGCGCCCGGCCCGGGGACGCACCCGGGGCGGAGTGA
- a CDS encoding phage holin family protein, which translates to MAISYAKNETARPAAPAAGSTQAPSSDPSLGELVGEISDDLTRLVRTEIELAKAEVKQEAAQAGKAGGMLAGSGYAVHLVLLLGSLAGIFGLAHVVDIAWAALIVTALWAVVGAVLFVTGRSRLKAVRVKPERTAQTLKEDAKWARNPTS; encoded by the coding sequence GTGGCCATCTCATACGCGAAGAACGAGACCGCCCGGCCGGCCGCCCCGGCCGCCGGCTCCACCCAGGCGCCCTCATCGGATCCGTCCCTCGGTGAGCTGGTCGGCGAGATCAGCGACGACCTCACACGCCTGGTGCGCACCGAGATCGAACTGGCGAAAGCCGAGGTGAAACAGGAAGCGGCCCAGGCGGGGAAGGCGGGCGGCATGCTCGCCGGCTCCGGCTACGCCGTACACCTGGTACTCCTGCTGGGCAGCCTGGCCGGCATCTTCGGCCTCGCGCACGTGGTCGACATCGCGTGGGCCGCGCTCATCGTGACCGCGCTCTGGGCCGTCGTGGGCGCGGTGCTGTTCGTGACCGGCCGCAGCCGCCTCAAGGCGGTGCGCGTCAAGCCCGAGCGGACCGCGCAGACACTGAAGGAGGACGCGAAATGGGCTCGCAACCCGACGAGTTGA
- the dhaL gene encoding dihydroxyacetone kinase subunit DhaL: MLDTDFFRRWMAATAAAVEREAERLTGLDSAIGDADHGSNMRRGFGTVTAVLESESPATPGAVLVLAGRQLISTVGGASGPLYGTLLRRTGKALGESGEVSQGQLAEAFGAGVAAVARLGGAKAGDKTMLDALLPASRALADSAGAARDAARAGALGTVPLRARKGRASCLGEGSVGHQDPGAASAALLMEALAEAAGENGGDRA; encoded by the coding sequence GTGCTCGACACCGACTTCTTCCGCCGTTGGATGGCGGCCACGGCGGCCGCCGTCGAGCGGGAGGCGGAACGGCTGACCGGACTCGACTCGGCGATCGGGGACGCCGATCACGGCAGCAACATGCGGCGGGGCTTCGGCACGGTGACCGCCGTACTGGAGTCGGAGTCGCCCGCGACGCCGGGGGCGGTCCTGGTTCTCGCGGGACGGCAGCTGATCTCCACGGTGGGCGGGGCTTCGGGGCCGCTGTACGGCACCTTGCTGCGGCGTACCGGAAAGGCGCTCGGTGAGTCGGGAGAGGTGAGTCAGGGGCAGCTGGCCGAGGCGTTCGGCGCCGGTGTGGCGGCGGTGGCTCGGCTGGGCGGGGCGAAGGCCGGGGACAAGACGATGCTCGACGCGCTGCTGCCGGCTTCCCGGGCGCTGGCGGACTCGGCCGGCGCGGCCCGCGACGCGGCACGGGCCGGCGCGCTGGGAACCGTCCCCCTGCGGGCGCGCAAGGGCAGGGCGAGTTGTCTGGGCGAGGGCAGCGTCGGCCATCAGGATCCGGGGGCGGCCTCGGCCGCCCTGCTGATGGAGGCGCTCGCCGAAGCCGCCGGGGAGAACGGCGGTGACCGGGCATGA